From Temnothorax longispinosus isolate EJ_2023e chromosome 3, Tlon_JGU_v1, whole genome shotgun sequence, one genomic window encodes:
- the LOC139810766 gene encoding lysosomal alpha-mannosidase-like isoform X1, with protein sequence MLQYEVLLLLLSLVFTQFLAPGDAARIPRTTPDAAPTKCHEACHAVDPNKLNIHMVPHTHDDVGWLKTVDQYYFGSRSTIQKAGVQYILDSVIKALLADPTRRFIWVETAFLWKWWLRQNDLVRADVRTLIAEGRLEIIGGAWSMNDEACTHYHSLVDQFTWGFRRLDDTFGSCARPRIGWQIDPFGHSREQASLFAQMGFDGMLFARLDYQDKNKRLQDKKMEFIWKSSPSLGKRANLFTAVLFNHYNAPPGFCFDVLCADEPMVDDSDSPDYNIDSRIDDFLRYAVTQRNYFRTNHVIMTMGEDFSYQHAEMYFTNLDKLIRYTNERNGSTVNVIYSTPSCYLKALNDLNLQWPTKSDDFFPYSSDPHAFWTGYFSSRPTSKYFEREGNNLLQATKQLITLTNLKNYDEPLEHFREAMGVMQHHDAITGTEKQKVAEDYSRILYESMNNAGEIISKAIKKWANSTSETFEIFTCLELNISSCAFSEKNDIFEVVVYNPLSRPVSTYVRVPVQGNSYIIYSEMCPEGKCPAQMVPIPEAVQKIPGRKSNATNEVVFRASNIPPLGIQVYIVAKTQENVVDQPQSGKFISNELYNISVNTNGNLAIRWNNQDMSVVQSFQYYIGAEGNNKIFANRSSGAYIFRPKETSARNFAYTGSYKIYKGPVVEELHQTINEWVSQVVRIYPEEEYIELDWLVGPIPVKDKIGREIVTRYSSNLQTDKTFYTDSNGREMLKRVRNYRPTWDVELYEPISGNYYPVTSKIALKDEKNQLKLNVLVDRAQGGSSLEDGDVELMLHRRLLKDDAFGVGEALNETAFGEGLVARGRHHLFGGKVKDVDEFVLKEKELALKLAMHPILGIPLRIFSNNLEDVYGVLQNFRSGLKKALPPNVHILTLEPWRDDTVLLRLEHLFEVGEAQKLSQPVEINIQDLFSTFTIESIEETTLGANQLLSENKRMKWEPETNDIIQNEEESRQTVEVNDNVINVLLKPMEIRTFILKVKQRTL encoded by the exons gcATGCCATGCCGTGGATCCGAATAAACTTAACATTCATATGGTCCCGCATACTCATGACGATGTCGGTTGGTTGAAAACCGTGGATCAGTATTACTTTGGAA GTCGTTCTACAATCCAAAAGGCCGGTGTGCAGTACATTCTTGACAGTGTCATTAAAGCACTGTTAGCTGATCCAACTAGAAG ATTTATTTGGGTGGAGACCGCTTTCCTCTGGAAATGGTGGTTACGACAAAATGACTTGGTACGTGCTGACGTGAGAACCCTAATCGCTGAAGGACGATTGGAAATTATCGGAGGAGCATGGAGCATGAACGACGAAGCTTGTACTCACTATCATTCATTAGTGGATCAATTCACATGGGGATTCAG GCGACTCGACGACACGTTCGGAAGCTGTGCCAGACCGCGCATTGGATGGCAAATAGACCCATTCGGCCATTCCAGAGAACAGGCTTCTTTATTCGCGCAAATGGGATTCGATGGAATGCTATTTGCTCGACTCGATTATCAAGATAAGAATAAAAGGTTACAAGACAAAAAGATGGAATTTATTTGGAAGAGCAGTCCAAGTTTAG gcAAGCGAGCGAACTTGTTCACAGCCGTGCTGTTCAACCATTACAATGCACCACCAGGATTTTGCTTCGACGTTTTATGCGCTGACGAACCAATGGTCGATGATTCCGATAGCCCCGACTACAACATCGACAGTAGG ATCGATGATTTTCTGAGATATGCGGTTACGCAACGTAATTATTTCCGCACAAATCATGTCATAATGACGATGGGAGAAGATTTCTCTTATCAGCACGCGGAAATGTACTTCACGAATCTGGACAAGCTGATAAG atatacaaATGAACGCAATGGTTCTAcagtaaatgtaatttattcgaCACCCTCATGCTACTTAAAGGCCCTGAACGATTTAAATCTTCAATGGCCCACTAAGAGCGATGACTTCTTCCCGTATTCGAGCGATCCTCACGCTTTCTGGACCGGCTATTTCTCGTCAAGACCAACTTCGAAATACTTTGAGCGCGAAGGAAATAACTTGTTGCAA GCAACCAAACAACTCATTACCTTGACAAACTTAAAGAATTACGACGAACCTTTGGAACACTTCCGGGAAGCAATGGGAGTGATGCAGCATCACGATGCTATTACCGGCACtgagaaacaaaaagtcgCGGAAGATTATTCTCGTATATTATATGAGAGTATGAATAACGCCGGAGAAATAATCTCGAAAGCCATAAA GAAATGGGCAAATAGTACGTCGGAGACCTTTGAAATCTTCACGTGTTTGGAATTAAACATTAGCTCGTGTGcgttttccgaaaaaaatgaCATATTTGAGGTTGTAGTATACAACCCTCTAAGCAGGCCTGTTTCCACCTATGTTCGCGTCCCCGTTCAAGgaaattcttatattatttactcag AAATGTGCCCCGAAGGAAAGTGCCCCGCGCAAATGGTACCGATTCCCGAAGCAGTACAGAAAATCCCAGGAAGAAAAAGCAACGCGACAAATGAAGTCGTCTTTCGCGCCTCAAATATCCCTCCTCTCGGTATTCAGGTTTATATTGTCGCCAAGACGCAAGAAAATGTAGTTGATCAACCTCAATCAGggaaatttataagtaatgAG ctGTATAATATATCCGTCAATACCAACGGTAACTTAGCAATACGTTGGAATAACCAGGACATGAGCGTCGTACAATCTTTCCAATACTACATAGGAGCAGAGGGTAATAACAAGATCTTTGCTAATAGATCATCTGGCGCTTATATCTTCAGACCTAAAGAAACATCGGCCAGGAATTTTGCGTACACCggatcatataaaatatacaaag GTCCCGTTGTAGAAGAACTCCATCAGACAATAAATGAATGGGTTAGTCAAGTGGTTCGAATTTATCCAGAAGAAGAATATATCGAACTCGATTGGCTCGTTGGACCGATACCTGTCAA GGATAAAATTGGTAGAGAGATAGTCACGAGATACTCAAGCAATCTACAAACAGACAAAACGTTTTACACGGATAGCAATGGAAGAGAGATGTTAAAGCGTGTGAGAAATTATCGACCAACGTGGGACGTCGAATTGTATGAACCGATATCTGGAAATTATTACCCAGTGACCAGTAAAATTGCGCTCAAGGATGAAAAGAACCAATTGAAACTAAATGTCCTCGTCGATCGTGCTCAGGGTGGAAGCAGTTTGGAAGACGGTGACGTTGAATTGATG CTTCATCGAAGGCTTCTAAAGGACGACGCGTTTGGTGTAGGTGAGGCATTGAATGAAACTGCCTTCGGTGAAGGTTTGGTAGCAAGAGGCAGGCATCATCTCTTTGGAGGTAAAGTGAAGGACGTTGATGAATTTGTATTGAAGGAGAAGGAATTGGCGCTTAAGTTGGCTATGCATCCCATCTTAGGCATCCCCCTTAGAATATTCTCGAATAATCTTGAGGATGTATATGGTGTACTCCAAAATTTC CGTTCTGGTCTTAAAAAAGCATTGCCGCCAAACGTGCACATCCTTACCTTAGAACCGTGGAGAGATGACACAGTTCTATTGAGATTGGAGCATCTCTTTGAAGTCGGTGAGGCGCAGAAGTTGTCTCAACCAGTTGAGATTAACATTCAG GACCTATTCTCGACGTTCACGATTGAATCGATCGAAGAGACTACGTTAGGCGCTAATCAGCTATTAAGCGAAAATAAACGTATGAAATGGGAACCAGAGACGAATGACATTATCCAAAATGAGGAAGAAAGCAGACAAACTGTGGAAGTTAATGACAATGTAATCAATGTCCTCTTGAAACCGATGGAAATACGGACATTTATTCTCAAAGTGAAGCAAAGAACTCTTTAA
- the LOC139810766 gene encoding lysosomal alpha-mannosidase-like isoform X2: MLQYEVLLLLLSLVFTQFLAPGDAARIPRTTPDAAPTKCHEACHAVDPNKLNIHMVPHTHDDVGWLKTVDQYYFGSRSTIQKAGVQYILDSVIKALLADPTRRFIWVETAFLWKWWLRQNDLVRADVRTLIAEGRLEIIGGAWSMNDEACTHYHSLVDQFTWGFRRLDDTFGSCARPRIGWQIDPFGHSREQASLFAQMGFDGMLFARLDYQDKNKRLQDKKMEFIWKSSPSLGKRANLFTAVLFNHYNAPPGFCFDVLCADEPMVDDSDSPDYNIDSRVDLFVRYAKIQALTYKTNHIIITMGDDFHYQQADMVFGNLDKLIKYTNERNGSTVNVIYSTPSCYLKALNDLNLQWPTKSDDFFPYSSDPHAFWTGYFSSRPTSKYFEREGNNLLQATKQLITLTNLKNYDEPLEHFREAMGVMQHHDAITGTEKQKVAEDYSRILYESMNNAGEIISKAIKKWANSTSETFEIFTCLELNISSCAFSEKNDIFEVVVYNPLSRPVSTYVRVPVQGNSYIIYSEMCPEGKCPAQMVPIPEAVQKIPGRKSNATNEVVFRASNIPPLGIQVYIVAKTQENVVDQPQSGKFISNELYNISVNTNGNLAIRWNNQDMSVVQSFQYYIGAEGNNKIFANRSSGAYIFRPKETSARNFAYTGSYKIYKGPVVEELHQTINEWVSQVVRIYPEEEYIELDWLVGPIPVKDKIGREIVTRYSSNLQTDKTFYTDSNGREMLKRVRNYRPTWDVELYEPISGNYYPVTSKIALKDEKNQLKLNVLVDRAQGGSSLEDGDVELMLHRRLLKDDAFGVGEALNETAFGEGLVARGRHHLFGGKVKDVDEFVLKEKELALKLAMHPILGIPLRIFSNNLEDVYGVLQNFRSGLKKALPPNVHILTLEPWRDDTVLLRLEHLFEVGEAQKLSQPVEINIQDLFSTFTIESIEETTLGANQLLSENKRMKWEPETNDIIQNEEESRQTVEVNDNVINVLLKPMEIRTFILKVKQRTL; the protein is encoded by the exons gcATGCCATGCCGTGGATCCGAATAAACTTAACATTCATATGGTCCCGCATACTCATGACGATGTCGGTTGGTTGAAAACCGTGGATCAGTATTACTTTGGAA GTCGTTCTACAATCCAAAAGGCCGGTGTGCAGTACATTCTTGACAGTGTCATTAAAGCACTGTTAGCTGATCCAACTAGAAG ATTTATTTGGGTGGAGACCGCTTTCCTCTGGAAATGGTGGTTACGACAAAATGACTTGGTACGTGCTGACGTGAGAACCCTAATCGCTGAAGGACGATTGGAAATTATCGGAGGAGCATGGAGCATGAACGACGAAGCTTGTACTCACTATCATTCATTAGTGGATCAATTCACATGGGGATTCAG GCGACTCGACGACACGTTCGGAAGCTGTGCCAGACCGCGCATTGGATGGCAAATAGACCCATTCGGCCATTCCAGAGAACAGGCTTCTTTATTCGCGCAAATGGGATTCGATGGAATGCTATTTGCTCGACTCGATTATCAAGATAAGAATAAAAGGTTACAAGACAAAAAGATGGAATTTATTTGGAAGAGCAGTCCAAGTTTAG gcAAGCGAGCGAACTTGTTCACAGCCGTGCTGTTCAACCATTACAATGCACCACCAGGATTTTGCTTCGACGTTTTATGCGCTGACGAACCAATGGTCGATGATTCCGATAGCCCCGACTACAACATCGACAGTAGG GTGGACCTGTTCGTGAGATACGCGAAAATTCAAGCACTTACCTACAAAACTAATCACATTATTATCACCATGGGAGATGATTTTCATTATCAACAGGCTGATATGGTATTCGGTAACTTAGACAAGCTAATTAA atatacaaATGAACGCAATGGTTCTAcagtaaatgtaatttattcgaCACCCTCATGCTACTTAAAGGCCCTGAACGATTTAAATCTTCAATGGCCCACTAAGAGCGATGACTTCTTCCCGTATTCGAGCGATCCTCACGCTTTCTGGACCGGCTATTTCTCGTCAAGACCAACTTCGAAATACTTTGAGCGCGAAGGAAATAACTTGTTGCAA GCAACCAAACAACTCATTACCTTGACAAACTTAAAGAATTACGACGAACCTTTGGAACACTTCCGGGAAGCAATGGGAGTGATGCAGCATCACGATGCTATTACCGGCACtgagaaacaaaaagtcgCGGAAGATTATTCTCGTATATTATATGAGAGTATGAATAACGCCGGAGAAATAATCTCGAAAGCCATAAA GAAATGGGCAAATAGTACGTCGGAGACCTTTGAAATCTTCACGTGTTTGGAATTAAACATTAGCTCGTGTGcgttttccgaaaaaaatgaCATATTTGAGGTTGTAGTATACAACCCTCTAAGCAGGCCTGTTTCCACCTATGTTCGCGTCCCCGTTCAAGgaaattcttatattatttactcag AAATGTGCCCCGAAGGAAAGTGCCCCGCGCAAATGGTACCGATTCCCGAAGCAGTACAGAAAATCCCAGGAAGAAAAAGCAACGCGACAAATGAAGTCGTCTTTCGCGCCTCAAATATCCCTCCTCTCGGTATTCAGGTTTATATTGTCGCCAAGACGCAAGAAAATGTAGTTGATCAACCTCAATCAGggaaatttataagtaatgAG ctGTATAATATATCCGTCAATACCAACGGTAACTTAGCAATACGTTGGAATAACCAGGACATGAGCGTCGTACAATCTTTCCAATACTACATAGGAGCAGAGGGTAATAACAAGATCTTTGCTAATAGATCATCTGGCGCTTATATCTTCAGACCTAAAGAAACATCGGCCAGGAATTTTGCGTACACCggatcatataaaatatacaaag GTCCCGTTGTAGAAGAACTCCATCAGACAATAAATGAATGGGTTAGTCAAGTGGTTCGAATTTATCCAGAAGAAGAATATATCGAACTCGATTGGCTCGTTGGACCGATACCTGTCAA GGATAAAATTGGTAGAGAGATAGTCACGAGATACTCAAGCAATCTACAAACAGACAAAACGTTTTACACGGATAGCAATGGAAGAGAGATGTTAAAGCGTGTGAGAAATTATCGACCAACGTGGGACGTCGAATTGTATGAACCGATATCTGGAAATTATTACCCAGTGACCAGTAAAATTGCGCTCAAGGATGAAAAGAACCAATTGAAACTAAATGTCCTCGTCGATCGTGCTCAGGGTGGAAGCAGTTTGGAAGACGGTGACGTTGAATTGATG CTTCATCGAAGGCTTCTAAAGGACGACGCGTTTGGTGTAGGTGAGGCATTGAATGAAACTGCCTTCGGTGAAGGTTTGGTAGCAAGAGGCAGGCATCATCTCTTTGGAGGTAAAGTGAAGGACGTTGATGAATTTGTATTGAAGGAGAAGGAATTGGCGCTTAAGTTGGCTATGCATCCCATCTTAGGCATCCCCCTTAGAATATTCTCGAATAATCTTGAGGATGTATATGGTGTACTCCAAAATTTC CGTTCTGGTCTTAAAAAAGCATTGCCGCCAAACGTGCACATCCTTACCTTAGAACCGTGGAGAGATGACACAGTTCTATTGAGATTGGAGCATCTCTTTGAAGTCGGTGAGGCGCAGAAGTTGTCTCAACCAGTTGAGATTAACATTCAG GACCTATTCTCGACGTTCACGATTGAATCGATCGAAGAGACTACGTTAGGCGCTAATCAGCTATTAAGCGAAAATAAACGTATGAAATGGGAACCAGAGACGAATGACATTATCCAAAATGAGGAAGAAAGCAGACAAACTGTGGAAGTTAATGACAATGTAATCAATGTCCTCTTGAAACCGATGGAAATACGGACATTTATTCTCAAAGTGAAGCAAAGAACTCTTTAA